The following proteins come from a genomic window of Hydractinia symbiolongicarpus strain clone_291-10 chromosome 2, HSymV2.1, whole genome shotgun sequence:
- the LOC130630027 gene encoding uncharacterized protein LOC130630027: MLSMDHSPLPSPRLLSSNDNSPFPSPFHSPGTSPGNSPNPKRKVSPISQKSFALSPMASPKLTLKRAGSYRTKSKKVTSRLDDIIQKRKLGNRNRSLSSPDINSDCSNDEEREQTLSFSDHSDEQSDNGERKEITENSCAKNHARKHGSRKGSFTEHKEDKSKSPTIRKKSLNALMDLKNMVVTHGPRLRRSQSQRYSRDKKKDNVRDRKSSSFTTDDELSQYDGPLIKATTMFVPGYDFKTKQSTPLTPRRQSTPLFQRRGSREKIHSTDFNNTRQQSTPNLTRRGSKDKLKVLEALKTDDTRFKRSDSLPPSITLSTEEDDYDDEDTFANGDPEYIAIVDRQSALTYRHRKFAEKKKTTALNLPTNSGRVKQMSSGYEHGTVFWRRYKKKMNMAELERKHRSCEIVHDSIYRERAKSYEDGSAYWRRDDENRNYLSSPGSESGYASPTDNADHNTKEKRPVRPTVLHTTNLDEGLSNSWSYSQWKTKNKQTRHNLTPDLVRVIATDLCVTEL; encoded by the coding sequence ATGTTATCAATGGACCATTCGCCGCTACCCTCACCAAGACTGTTGTCTTCGAACGATAATTCCCCTTTTCCCTCGCCATTTCATTCGCCTGGCACATCACCTGGAAATTCTCCAAACCCCAAAAGAAAGGTATCACCGATTTCGCAAAAGTCTTTCGCACTTTCACCAATGGCATCTCCGAAATTGACACTTAAAAGAGCAGGTTCTTATagaacaaaaagcaaaaaagttaCAAGCCGTTTAGATGATATTATACAAAAGCGGAAGTTAGGAAACCGAAACAGGTCTCTTAGTTCGCCAGATATTAACAGCGATTGTTCTAACGATGAAGAACGGGAGCAAACTCTATCGTTTTCAGACCATTCTGATGAACAATCAGATAAtggagaaagaaaagaaataactGAGAACTCATGTGCAAAAAACCATGCCAGAAAACATGGCAGCAGAAAAGGTTCTTTCACCGAACACAAAGAGGATAAATCCAAAAGTCCAACTATCCGAAAAAAATCCTTAAATGCACTGATGGATTTAAAGAACATGGTGGTAACACACGGACCAAGACTACGTAGGTCTCAATCGCAACGGTACAGTCGAGATAAAAAGAAAGATAATGTTCGAGACCGAAAATCTTCAAGTTTTACAACTGATGACGAGTTAAGTCAATACGACGGGCCATTGATCAAAGCTACAACAATGTTTGTTCCAGGATATGACTTTAAAACAAAGCAAAGCACACCGTTAACACCCAGGAGACAAAGTACGCCGTTATTTCAACGTAGAGGATCACGGGAAAAAATTCATTCAACAGACTTTAATAACACTAGACAACAAAGCACTCCAAACCTAACTAGGAGAGGTTCTAAGGACAAATTAAAAGTTTTAGAAGCATTAAAAACAGATGATACGAGATTTAAACGTTCCGATAGTCTCCCCCCTTCTATCACGCTCAGTACTGAAGAGGATGATTATGATGATGAGGACACGTTCGCAAACGGTGACCCTGAATACATCGCCATTGTTGATCGGCAGTCCGCTTTAACGTATAGACACAGGAAATTTGCTGAGAAAAAGAAAACCACTGCATTAAATTTGCCGACCAACAGTGGACGAGTGAAACAAATGTCCAGCGGTTACGAGCATGGTACAGTATTTTGGAGgcgatataaaaagaaaatgaacatgGCGGAATTAGAACGCAAACATCGCTCGTGCGAAATAGTGCATGACAGTATATACAGAGAGAGAGCGAAATCTTACGAAGATGGTTCAGCATACTGGAGACGTGATGACGAAAATCGTAATTATCTCTCCTCCCCGGGTAGTGAAAGCGGTTACGCTTCTCCAACGGATAATGCGGACCATAACACTAAAGAGAAACGTCCGGTCAGGCCAACTGTTTTGCATACGACAAATCTTGATGAAGGCTTGTCTAATTCGTGGAGTTATAGCCAGTGGAAAACCAAAAACAAGCAAACTCGACATAACCTCACACCAGATCTTGTTCGAGTGATTGCGACTGATTTATGTGTTACCGAATTATGA
- the LOC130630026 gene encoding hippocampus abundant transcript 1 protein-like isoform X1, whose protein sequence is MKIINNMNGKKTIKKKLRQMLSYSADATTGRNWRPPKENEDAVEGMDKPSVYHATVVIFLEFFAWGLLTSPTITVLGETFPQNTFLMNGLIQGIKGILSFLSAPLIGALSDVWGRKSFLLLTVFFTCAPIPLLRFNPWWFFACLSVSGAFAVTFSIVFAYVADCTEKSERSHAYGLVSATFAASLITSPALGAYLSSVYSDSVVIALATAIALLDILFILVWVPESLPERMRPASWGAPIPWEKADPFNSLRKVGHDPLVLLLCITIFLSYLPEAGQYSCIFLYLQHRINFSREDVAIYIAVVGFLSVVVQTLVLTLLIKSLGLKNCISLALFFQMIQLLWYALGTQVWMMWAAGALAAMSSLTYPAISALISCNADSDQQGVVQGLVTGIRGLCNGLGPALYGVIFYIFHVNLQEELDVSPTPPLLNNITSPSIKRMAVKFYAFIPGPPFLFGACLVFLSLLTALFLPDMKPTTSYRNLKRQSSHSTAGRTLSTSSFDSEYETNEQSILIREDATT, encoded by the exons ATGAAGAT TATAAATAACATGAATGGAAAAAAGACTATAAAAAAGAAGCTCAGACAGATGTTATCTTATTCAGCTGATGCAACTACTGGTAGAAACTGGAGACCaccaaaagaaaatgaagatgct gtTGAAGGGATGGACAAGCCCAGTGTTTATCATGCTACtgttgttatatttttggaATTCTTCGCATGGGGTCTTCTAACATCTCCAACTATAACA GTTTTGGGGGAAACATTTCCACAAAATACATTCTTAATGAATGGTCTAATTCAAGGAATAAAA GGAATTTTGTCCTTTCTATCAGCTCCATTAATTGGTGCATTATCTGATGTTTGGGGCAGGAAATCTTTTTTGCTATTGACAGTGTTTTTTACTTGTGCACCAATACCATTACTTCGATTCAATCCTTG GTGGTTTTTTGCATGTTTGTCAGTATCAGGGGCGTTTGCTGTCACCTTTTCAATTGTGTTTGCCTATGTGGCTGATTGTACTGAAAAATCTGAAAGGAGTCATGCGTATGGATTG GTTTCTGCTACATTTGCAGCTAGTTTAATCACTAGTCCGGCTTTGGGTGCATACTTAAGCAGTGTGTACAGTGATTCAGTCGTCATTGCTCTTGCAACCGCCATCGCATTACTTGATATCCTTTTTATTTTGGTTTGGGTTCCTGAATCTCTACCTGAACGAATGAGGCCTGCATCTTGGGGAGCGCCGATTCCTTGGGAAAAGGCTGATCCATTTAAT TCACTCCGCAAAGTTGGTCATGATCCATTAGTTCTGTTGCTGtgtattacaatatttttgtCGTACCTGCCGGAAGCCGGACAATATTCGTGTATTTTCTTATATCTACAACAT AGGATAAATTTTAGCAGGGAAGATGTAGCTATATATATCGCAGTCGTTGGTTTTCTCTCAGTAGTCGTGCAG acttTGGTCCTCACGTTACTTATCAAGTCGTTGGGTTTAAAGAATTGCATTAGTTTAGCATTGTTTTTTCAAATGATCCAGTTACTTTGGTATGCCCTGGGAACGCAAGTGTG gaTGATGTGGGCAGCGGGAGCGCTAGCTGCTATGTCCAGCCTCACTTATCCAGCTATCAGTGCACTTATATCATGTAATGCAGACTCAGATCAGCAAG gCGTTGTCCAGGGTCTGGTGACTGGAATACGTGGTTTATGCAACGGCCTGGGACCTGCTTTGTATGGTGTCATATTTTATATCTTTCACGTGAATTTACAAGAAGAGTTGGATGTATCGCCTACACCACCTCTGCTAAACAACATTACTTCGCCGAGTATAAAACGCATGGCTGTCAAATTT TACGCATTTATACCTGGACCGCCGTTTTTATTCGGCGCATGCTTAGTATTTCTATCGTTACTGACGGCGTTGTTTTTGCCCGACATGAAGCCGACAACGTCATatcgaaatttaaaaagacaatcATCACACTCCACCGCAGGTAGGACATTATCTACCAGTTCGTTTGATagtgaatatgaaacaaatgaACAGAGTATTTTAATTCGAGAAGATGCAACAACTTGA
- the LOC130630026 gene encoding hippocampus abundant transcript 1 protein-like isoform X2 codes for MNGKKTIKKKLRQMLSYSADATTGRNWRPPKENEDAVEGMDKPSVYHATVVIFLEFFAWGLLTSPTITVLGETFPQNTFLMNGLIQGIKGILSFLSAPLIGALSDVWGRKSFLLLTVFFTCAPIPLLRFNPWWFFACLSVSGAFAVTFSIVFAYVADCTEKSERSHAYGLVSATFAASLITSPALGAYLSSVYSDSVVIALATAIALLDILFILVWVPESLPERMRPASWGAPIPWEKADPFNSLRKVGHDPLVLLLCITIFLSYLPEAGQYSCIFLYLQHRINFSREDVAIYIAVVGFLSVVVQTLVLTLLIKSLGLKNCISLALFFQMIQLLWYALGTQVWMMWAAGALAAMSSLTYPAISALISCNADSDQQGVVQGLVTGIRGLCNGLGPALYGVIFYIFHVNLQEELDVSPTPPLLNNITSPSIKRMAVKFYAFIPGPPFLFGACLVFLSLLTALFLPDMKPTTSYRNLKRQSSHSTAGRTLSTSSFDSEYETNEQSILIREDATT; via the exons ATGAATGGAAAAAAGACTATAAAAAAGAAGCTCAGACAGATGTTATCTTATTCAGCTGATGCAACTACTGGTAGAAACTGGAGACCaccaaaagaaaatgaagatgct gtTGAAGGGATGGACAAGCCCAGTGTTTATCATGCTACtgttgttatatttttggaATTCTTCGCATGGGGTCTTCTAACATCTCCAACTATAACA GTTTTGGGGGAAACATTTCCACAAAATACATTCTTAATGAATGGTCTAATTCAAGGAATAAAA GGAATTTTGTCCTTTCTATCAGCTCCATTAATTGGTGCATTATCTGATGTTTGGGGCAGGAAATCTTTTTTGCTATTGACAGTGTTTTTTACTTGTGCACCAATACCATTACTTCGATTCAATCCTTG GTGGTTTTTTGCATGTTTGTCAGTATCAGGGGCGTTTGCTGTCACCTTTTCAATTGTGTTTGCCTATGTGGCTGATTGTACTGAAAAATCTGAAAGGAGTCATGCGTATGGATTG GTTTCTGCTACATTTGCAGCTAGTTTAATCACTAGTCCGGCTTTGGGTGCATACTTAAGCAGTGTGTACAGTGATTCAGTCGTCATTGCTCTTGCAACCGCCATCGCATTACTTGATATCCTTTTTATTTTGGTTTGGGTTCCTGAATCTCTACCTGAACGAATGAGGCCTGCATCTTGGGGAGCGCCGATTCCTTGGGAAAAGGCTGATCCATTTAAT TCACTCCGCAAAGTTGGTCATGATCCATTAGTTCTGTTGCTGtgtattacaatatttttgtCGTACCTGCCGGAAGCCGGACAATATTCGTGTATTTTCTTATATCTACAACAT AGGATAAATTTTAGCAGGGAAGATGTAGCTATATATATCGCAGTCGTTGGTTTTCTCTCAGTAGTCGTGCAG acttTGGTCCTCACGTTACTTATCAAGTCGTTGGGTTTAAAGAATTGCATTAGTTTAGCATTGTTTTTTCAAATGATCCAGTTACTTTGGTATGCCCTGGGAACGCAAGTGTG gaTGATGTGGGCAGCGGGAGCGCTAGCTGCTATGTCCAGCCTCACTTATCCAGCTATCAGTGCACTTATATCATGTAATGCAGACTCAGATCAGCAAG gCGTTGTCCAGGGTCTGGTGACTGGAATACGTGGTTTATGCAACGGCCTGGGACCTGCTTTGTATGGTGTCATATTTTATATCTTTCACGTGAATTTACAAGAAGAGTTGGATGTATCGCCTACACCACCTCTGCTAAACAACATTACTTCGCCGAGTATAAAACGCATGGCTGTCAAATTT TACGCATTTATACCTGGACCGCCGTTTTTATTCGGCGCATGCTTAGTATTTCTATCGTTACTGACGGCGTTGTTTTTGCCCGACATGAAGCCGACAACGTCATatcgaaatttaaaaagacaatcATCACACTCCACCGCAGGTAGGACATTATCTACCAGTTCGTTTGATagtgaatatgaaacaaatgaACAGAGTATTTTAATTCGAGAAGATGCAACAACTTGA
- the LOC130630030 gene encoding uncharacterized protein LOC130630030: MADEHELRQVTGNDSSVKNQEEEMTEVLTTKSNLLSDESTFTFAKLIEFVNRTNTGISLVEAAMLMLSLSFGSAVVIMPYNFLLLGPITCMLFTLALVSVLAYCTKLTYYSCQAVLEKRSSLEHVREMYPLLAEVAVGPAFSKLLSCMLYTYSAAATTAFFLLAATICADLWPIDHLSTYGNLRSWTAICFFFMLPVMCMGNYNDLANTALIGVIMSAISLLAIIIDSFIAKGYKVKSHDSFLEEHRVQFQNIFKSFGMICFAIGGPAFALPNMYVFVKEQNKLPSVISRSHISIFILYIMAGFIPFAIFNKKVKPSITTTLELYYRTEYNHVFFKVLLIISQICMVLHLLIAGVICVNPFFLAVEKRLKIPLEVNWKRICVRIIGNLMLLGVCLAFPNFQNVLSIVGGVPIASVVVIFPILIYARLYDLSKKEIVLQAIILFCCVFLLIGNFIVEVKQLMLVIQQKQNVS, encoded by the exons ATGGCAGACGAACATGAACTGCGGCAAG TAACGGGGAACGACAGCTCTGTAAAAAACCAAGAAGAAGAGATGACAGAAGTATTAACCACGAAATCAAACTTATTATCAGACGAGAGTACTTTCACATTTGCTAAATTGATAGAATTTGTCAACCGCACAAATACAGGGATTAGTTTGGTTGAAGCAGCAATGTTAATGTTGAGCTTATCTTTCGGTTCTGCTGTTGTTATCATGCCTTATAATTTCTTACTGCTGGGACCTATAACATGCATGCTGTTTACACTTGCATTGGTATCCGTACTGGCATACTGCACTAAACTTACTTACTACTCATGTCAAGCAGTTCTTGAAAAAAGATCATCACTTGAACATGTAAGAGAAATGTACCCATTGCTTGCAGAGGTAGCAGTAGGTCCAGCGTTTAGTAAATTACTTTCTTGCATGCTATACACGTACTCAGCGGCGGCTACTACAGCTTTCTTTCTGCTTGCTGCAACCATATGTGCCGATTTATGGCCGATTGATCATTTGAGCACATATGGAAACCTACGAAGCTGGACAgctatctgtttttttttcatgctaCCTGTCATGTGCATGGGCAACTACAACGACTTGGCAAACACAGCCTTGATTGGTGTTATCATGTCGGCTATTTCATTGTTAGCTATTATTATCGATTCGTTCATCGCCAAAGGATATAAAGTAAAAAGTCATGATTCATTTCTTGAGGAACACCGTGTccaatttcaaaatatttttaagagttTTGGGATGATATGTTTTGCTATAGGGGGACCAGCATTTGCATTGCCCAATATGTATGTATTCGTAAAGGAACAAAACAAATTACCAAGTGTTATATCGAGAAGtcatatttcaatatttatacTTTATATTATGGCTGGATTTATTCCATTTGCAATATTTAACAAGAAAGTGAAACCGTCAATTACAACAACATTAGAACTTTATTATCGCACAGAGTATAATCACGTtttctttaaagttttattgATTATATCACAAATCTGCATGGTGCTGCATTTACTGATAGCAGGTGTGATATGTGTGAATCCGTTCTTTCTTGCAGTTGAAAAAAGACTGAAGATACCTCTTG aaGTAAATTGGAAACGTATATGTGTGCGAATCATTGGCAACCTCATGCTTTTGGGTGTATGTTTAGCATTTCCAAATTTTCAGAATGTGTTATCTATCGTTGGTGGAGTTCCCATCGCATCTGTTGTTGTGATCTTTCCTATCTTGATTTATGCACGACTGTACGATTTGAGTAAAAAGGAAATCGTACTTCAAGccattattcttttttgttgcGTTTTCTTATTGATTGGCAATTTTATTGTGGAAGTGAAACAGCTTATGCTTGTCATTCAGCAGAAACAAAACGTTAGCTAG